A part of Tardiphaga sp. vice304 genomic DNA contains:
- the hemE gene encoding uroporphyrinogen decarboxylase produces the protein MTQSPTAKPFLDVLHGQRQTVPPLWMMRQAGRYLPEYREVRAQAGGFLDLCFNPDFAAEVTLQPIRRFGFDAAIIFSDILVIPYALGRSVRFEVGEGPRLDPLDTPELVATLNPQADFGKLEPVYEALRRVRAALDPKITLIGFCGAPWTVATYMVAGKGTPDQGPARMMAYRHPDAFAKIIDAIVENSITYLLSQLAAGADVLQIFDTWAGILPAREFQRWSVEPTRRIVEGVRAKVPGAKIIGFPRGAGAMLPGYVEATGVDAVSIDWAAEPAFIREHVQSKVAVQGNLDPLVLIAGGDALDRAIDDVLANYAGGRFIFNLGHGIQPETPVAHVEQMVKRVRAFRG, from the coding sequence TTGACCCAGTCCCCGACCGCCAAACCGTTCCTCGACGTGCTCCATGGCCAACGCCAGACCGTGCCCCCGCTATGGATGATGCGGCAGGCCGGGCGCTATCTGCCGGAATATCGCGAAGTCCGCGCCCAGGCCGGCGGCTTTCTCGACCTCTGCTTCAATCCCGATTTTGCCGCCGAAGTGACGCTACAGCCGATCCGGCGGTTCGGCTTCGACGCCGCGATCATTTTCTCTGACATCCTGGTGATCCCCTACGCGCTCGGCCGCTCGGTGCGCTTCGAAGTCGGCGAGGGCCCCAGGCTCGATCCTCTGGACACGCCGGAACTGGTGGCAACGCTGAACCCGCAGGCCGACTTCGGAAAGCTCGAGCCGGTCTACGAGGCGCTGCGCCGGGTTCGCGCCGCGCTCGACCCGAAAATCACGCTGATCGGCTTCTGCGGCGCGCCGTGGACGGTGGCGACCTACATGGTGGCGGGCAAGGGCACGCCGGACCAGGGCCCGGCGCGGATGATGGCGTACCGTCATCCCGACGCCTTCGCGAAAATTATCGACGCGATCGTCGAGAACTCGATCACCTATCTGCTCAGCCAGCTCGCCGCCGGCGCCGACGTGCTGCAGATCTTCGACACCTGGGCGGGCATCCTGCCGGCGCGCGAATTCCAGCGCTGGTCGGTGGAGCCGACCAGGCGCATCGTCGAGGGCGTGCGCGCCAAAGTGCCGGGCGCGAAGATCATCGGCTTTCCACGCGGCGCCGGCGCGATGCTGCCGGGCTATGTCGAGGCGACCGGCGTCGATGCCGTCAGCATCGACTGGGCGGCGGAGCCCGCGTTCATCCGCGAGCATGTGCAGAGCAAGGTGGCGGTGCAGGGCAATCTCGATCCGCTGGTGCTGATCGCCGGCGGCGACGCGCTCGATCGCGCGATCGACGACGTGCTGGCGAATTACGCCGGCGGGCGGTTCATCTTCAACCTCGGCCACGGCATCCAGCCCGAAACGCCGGTGGCGCATGTCGAACAGATGGTGAAACGGGTGCGGGCTTTTCGAGGGTAG
- a CDS encoding TspO/MBR family protein, translating to MTELRAAARGPVWKPLLVATLAAFAVITIGGLLTDIGPWYRGLTKPSWQPPNWVFGPAWTTIFALAVVSAVSVWRATTDRAQHAWIIGLFAVNAGFNLLWSALFFALKRPDWALAEVGFLWLAIALPMVVFWRLSKTASLCLLPYLLWVSFAAFLNFTIVRLNPPFG from the coding sequence ATGACGGAGTTGCGCGCCGCTGCCCGCGGGCCCGTGTGGAAGCCGCTGCTGGTCGCCACCCTGGCCGCGTTTGCCGTCATCACGATCGGCGGCTTGCTCACGGACATCGGCCCATGGTATCGCGGCCTGACTAAACCGTCCTGGCAGCCGCCGAACTGGGTGTTCGGCCCGGCGTGGACGACGATTTTTGCGCTCGCCGTCGTCTCCGCAGTATCGGTCTGGCGCGCCACGACGGACAGAGCGCAGCACGCCTGGATCATCGGCCTGTTTGCTGTCAATGCCGGCTTTAACCTGCTGTGGAGTGCGCTGTTCTTCGCGCTGAAGCGGCCGGACTGGGCGCTGGCCGAAGTCGGCTTCCTGTGGCTGGCGATCGCGCTGCCGATGGTGGTGTTCTGGCGGCTGTCGAAGACGGCGAGCCTGTGCCTGCTGCCCTATCTCTTATGGGTCTCGTTCGCCGCGTTCCTGAATTTCACGATCGTCCGCCTCAACCCGCCATTCGGCTGA
- a CDS encoding phosphoribulokinase produces MSRKHPIISITGSSGAGTTSVKRTFEQIFRREKVEAAYIEGDAFHRYNRLDMRARMAEESERGNKHFSHFSPETNLFEELETTFRDYSATGTGRTRYYIHDDIEAARHGGVPGTFTEWQQLPEKSDLLFYEGLHGAVVTDKVNVAQYADLKIGVVPVINLEWIQKLHRDRSDRGYSTEAVTDTILRRMPDYIHYICPQFTDTDINFQRVPLVDTSNPFIARWIPTPDESMVVIRFKTPRGIDFPYLLSMIPHSFMSRANSIVIHGSKLDLAMQLILTPLILQLIERKRGAK; encoded by the coding sequence ATGTCGCGAAAGCATCCGATCATCTCGATCACCGGCTCGTCAGGCGCGGGCACCACCTCGGTGAAGCGCACCTTCGAGCAGATCTTTCGCCGCGAGAAGGTCGAGGCGGCCTATATCGAGGGCGATGCCTTCCATCGTTATAACCGTCTCGACATGCGCGCCCGGATGGCGGAAGAATCCGAGCGCGGCAACAAGCACTTCAGCCATTTCAGTCCCGAAACCAATCTGTTCGAGGAGCTGGAAACCACCTTCCGCGACTACAGCGCCACCGGCACTGGCCGGACCCGCTATTACATCCATGATGATATCGAAGCTGCGCGGCATGGCGGCGTGCCTGGCACCTTCACCGAATGGCAGCAATTGCCGGAAAAATCTGACCTGCTGTTCTATGAGGGCCTGCACGGCGCCGTCGTCACCGACAAGGTCAATGTCGCGCAATATGCCGATCTCAAGATCGGTGTCGTCCCCGTCATTAATCTCGAATGGATCCAGAAGCTGCACCGCGACCGAAGCGACCGCGGCTATTCCACCGAGGCCGTGACCGATACCATCCTGCGCCGGATGCCCGACTACATCCATTACATCTGCCCGCAATTTACCGACACCGACATCAACTTCCAGCGCGTGCCGCTGGTCGACACGTCGAACCCGTTCATCGCGCGCTGGATTCCCACGCCGGATGAATCGATGGTGGTGATCCGCTTCAAGACGCCGCGCGGCATCGACTTTCCCTATCTGCTGTCGATGATCCCGCACAGCTTCATGTCGCGCGCCAATTCCATCGTCATTCATGGCTCCAAGCTCGACCTGGCGATGCAATTGATCCTGACGCCGCTGATCCTTCAGCTCATCGAGCGCAAGCGCGGGGCGAAATAG
- the hemF gene encoding oxygen-dependent coproporphyrinogen oxidase — translation MDQMTPDPSHPAEPQRAQAKVWFESLRDQICAEVEALEREAPGEVFPGQPATFTYKPWTRATGSGGGTGGFLSGGRLFEKIGIHTSSANGRLTPEMAKVMPGDGVELEYVSTSISLIMHPRSPRVPTVHMNTRFLSTSQGWFGGGADLTPMLPEQRTAEAPDTIAFHAAMRKACDAHDPAYYEKFKAWADTYFFLPHRGTARGVGGIFYDHLNSGNFDNDFAFTRDVGSAFLDIYPKLVRARMMEPWTDAERAQQLALRGLYVEFNLLYDKGTVFGLQTGGNIETILSSMPPLVSWA, via the coding sequence ATGGACCAGATGACTCCCGATCCCAGCCATCCCGCCGAGCCACAGCGCGCTCAAGCCAAAGTCTGGTTCGAGTCGCTGCGCGACCAGATCTGCGCCGAGGTCGAGGCGCTGGAGCGGGAGGCGCCCGGCGAGGTGTTCCCCGGCCAACCCGCCACCTTCACCTACAAGCCCTGGACGCGGGCGACCGGGAGCGGCGGCGGCACCGGCGGCTTCCTGAGCGGCGGCCGGCTGTTCGAGAAGATCGGCATCCATACGTCATCCGCCAATGGCCGGCTGACCCCTGAAATGGCCAAGGTGATGCCCGGCGACGGCGTCGAGCTCGAGTATGTCTCGACCAGTATCAGCCTGATCATGCATCCGCGCAGCCCGCGCGTGCCTACCGTGCACATGAACACGCGGTTTCTGTCGACCTCGCAGGGCTGGTTCGGCGGCGGCGCCGACCTGACGCCGATGCTGCCTGAGCAGCGCACCGCCGAGGCGCCGGACACCATCGCCTTTCATGCGGCCATGCGTAAAGCCTGCGACGCCCACGATCCCGCCTATTATGAGAAGTTCAAGGCCTGGGCCGACACCTACTTCTTCCTGCCGCATCGCGGCACGGCCCGCGGCGTCGGCGGCATTTTCTACGACCACCTCAACAGCGGAAATTTCGACAACGACTTTGCCTTTACCCGCGATGTCGGTTCGGCGTTTCTCGATATCTATCCGAAGCTCGTGCGCGCCCGCATGATGGAGCCGTGGACCGACGCTGAGCGCGCGCAGCAACTGGCGCTGCGCGGACTGTATGTCGAGTTCAACCTCTTATACGACAAGGGCACCGTGTTCGGCCTGCAGACTGGCGGCAATATCGAGACCATCCTGAGTTCGATGCCGCCGCTGGTGAGTTGGGCATGA
- a CDS encoding ribulose bisphosphate carboxylase small subunit: MRLTQGCFSFLPDLTDEQITSQVQYCLQNGWAVNLEFTDDPHPRNNFWEMWGLPMFDLRDAAGVMMELAECRKVCGDRYIRLSAFDASHGWESVRLSFIVNRPKNEPGFRLERHEVDGRNIRYTTTSYAVDSPEGQRYGGS, encoded by the coding sequence ATGCGTCTGACCCAAGGATGCTTTTCATTCCTGCCCGATCTCACCGACGAGCAGATCACCAGCCAGGTGCAGTATTGCCTGCAGAACGGTTGGGCGGTGAATCTCGAATTCACCGACGACCCGCACCCGCGGAACAATTTCTGGGAAATGTGGGGGCTGCCGATGTTCGACCTGCGCGATGCCGCCGGCGTGATGATGGAGCTCGCCGAATGCCGCAAGGTCTGTGGCGACCGCTACATCCGGCTGTCGGCGTTCGACGCCAGCCACGGCTGGGAGTCGGTGCGCCTGTCCTTCATCGTCAACCGGCCGAAGAACGAGCCCGGCTTCCGGCTGGAGCGTCACGAGGTCGATGGCCGCAACATCCGCTACACGACCACGTCCTACGCCGTCGATTCTCCCGAGGGCCAGCGTTATGGTGGGTCATGA
- a CDS encoding L,D-transpeptidase family protein, translating into MRRLIAAFGLTLLASGPLFAAGLSPDTINAAAFTGKIPAGDRPTALAVKVQVLLDRAHFSPGEIDGHFGDNVEKSLQAFAEANSLPSGKALTPEIWTKLQAQASDPVTTDYVLTEQDVKGPFLDKLPVKMEDMKGLKSLGYTSAREALGERFHMSQDLLTELNPKQKFDRAGDSIVIVNPGASAPFMVSRIEVDKTRQTVKAFDKDNALVAFYPASVGSEEKPTPSGVLKIVSIDANPTYRYDPKYKFKGVKSTKPFRIQGGPNNPVGSTWIGLSEKSYGIHGTSDPSRVSKSDSHGCVRLTNWDVARLAASVKKGVEVSFIDGKQAAK; encoded by the coding sequence ATGCGACGATTGATTGCGGCTTTCGGATTGACGCTACTGGCGAGCGGCCCGCTGTTCGCTGCAGGACTTAGCCCGGATACGATCAACGCTGCGGCTTTTACCGGCAAGATTCCCGCCGGGGACAGGCCTACCGCGCTCGCCGTCAAGGTGCAGGTACTGCTCGACCGCGCGCATTTCTCGCCGGGCGAGATCGACGGTCATTTCGGCGACAATGTCGAAAAATCTCTACAGGCCTTCGCCGAAGCCAACAGCCTGCCGTCGGGCAAGGCGCTGACGCCGGAAATCTGGACAAAGCTGCAGGCGCAGGCGAGCGATCCCGTCACGACGGACTATGTCCTCACCGAGCAGGACGTGAAGGGGCCGTTCCTCGATAAGCTGCCGGTCAAGATGGAAGACATGAAGGGCTTGAAGTCGCTGGGTTACACCAGCGCCAGGGAGGCGCTGGGCGAGCGGTTTCACATGAGCCAGGACCTGCTGACCGAACTCAATCCGAAGCAGAAATTCGATCGGGCCGGCGACAGCATCGTCATCGTCAATCCCGGCGCGAGTGCACCGTTCATGGTCTCGCGCATCGAGGTAGACAAGACGCGCCAGACCGTGAAGGCCTTCGACAAGGACAATGCACTGGTCGCGTTCTATCCGGCGTCCGTCGGCAGCGAGGAAAAGCCGACGCCGTCCGGCGTGCTCAAGATAGTCTCGATCGATGCCAATCCGACCTATCGCTACGATCCGAAATACAAGTTCAAGGGCGTGAAATCGACCAAGCCTTTCCGTATCCAGGGCGGCCCGAACAATCCGGTCGGAAGCACCTGGATCGGACTGTCGGAGAAGAGCTACGGCATCCATGGAACGTCGGATCCCTCGCGCGTCAGCAAGAGCGACTCGCATGGCTGCGTGCGACTGACCAACTGGGACGTGGCGCGGCTGGCCGCGTCCGTGAAGAAGGGCGTCGAGGTCAGCTTCATCGATGGCAAGCAGGCGGCAAAGTAG
- a CDS encoding class 1 fructose-bisphosphatase, giving the protein MTDHLTLFQHTKSFAGQDPVRLAVAAAVDAFATASIEISDLIGRGALAGITGAAHGGENADGDVQKDLDVRADQIIRHALQSVPFAALASEEAETHEDGDASAPISIAYDPLDGSSNIETNMTVGTIFSIMPHQAGETPFTGPGTAQIAAGFIVYGPQTSMVLTLGEGVDIFTLDRAERGYKLIRRQVRIPADTAEYAINASNYRHWEQPVRDFVDECMAGEDGPRSKNFNMRWIASLVAEAYRILIRGGVFLYPADARKGYGEGRLRLLYEAHPMAMIVEQAGGAATTGRERILDLSPNAIHQRVPLIMGSINKVRRIENLHVDPAAATKANPLFARRGLFRV; this is encoded by the coding sequence ATGACCGACCATCTGACGCTGTTTCAGCATACCAAATCTTTCGCGGGGCAGGATCCCGTGCGGCTGGCGGTAGCCGCGGCGGTGGACGCGTTTGCGACGGCCTCGATCGAGATCTCCGACCTGATCGGCCGCGGCGCGCTGGCCGGCATAACCGGCGCGGCGCACGGCGGCGAGAATGCCGACGGCGATGTGCAGAAGGACCTCGACGTTCGCGCCGACCAGATCATCCGGCACGCCTTGCAATCGGTGCCCTTTGCGGCGCTGGCCTCCGAGGAAGCCGAGACGCATGAGGATGGCGACGCCTCGGCGCCGATCTCGATCGCCTACGATCCGCTCGATGGCTCGTCCAATATCGAGACCAACATGACGGTGGGCACGATCTTCTCGATCATGCCGCACCAAGCCGGCGAGACGCCGTTCACCGGCCCCGGCACGGCGCAGATCGCGGCCGGCTTCATCGTCTATGGCCCGCAGACCTCAATGGTGCTGACGCTCGGCGAGGGCGTCGACATCTTCACGCTCGACCGCGCCGAGCGCGGCTACAAGCTCATCCGCCGCCAGGTCCGGATCCCGGCGGATACCGCGGAATACGCCATCAACGCGTCGAACTATCGCCATTGGGAACAGCCGGTGCGCGATTTCGTCGATGAGTGCATGGCCGGTGAGGACGGTCCCCGCAGCAAGAACTTCAATATGCGCTGGATCGCATCGCTGGTGGCGGAGGCCTATCGCATCCTGATCCGCGGCGGCGTGTTCCTGTATCCCGCCGACGCCCGCAAGGGCTATGGCGAGGGCCGGCTGCGGCTGCTCTACGAGGCGCATCCGATGGCCATGATCGTCGAACAGGCCGGCGGCGCCGCCACCACCGGCCGCGAGCGCATCCTCGATCTATCTCCCAACGCCATCCACCAGCGTGTGCCGTTGATCATGGGTTCGATCAACAAGGTGCGGCGGATCGAAAATCTGCATGTGGATCCTGCCGCCGCGACCAAGGCCAATCCTTTGTTCGCGCGACGAGGTCTTTTCCGTGTCTAG
- the fba gene encoding class II fructose-bisphosphate aldolase (catalyzes the reversible aldol condensation of dihydroxyacetonephosphate and glyceraldehyde 3-phosphate in the Calvin cycle, glycolysis, and/or gluconeogenesis): MARITLRQLLDHAAEQGYGVPAFNINNMEQGLAIMDAAAAVDAPVIIQASRGARSYAGDIMLARMIDALEEMYPQIPLCMHQDHGNEEATCATAIKYGFTSVMMDGSLKADAKTAADYDYNVDITRRVVELAHWIGASVEGELGVLGSLEHGGGEQEDGHGVEGKVSHDQLLTDPDQAVDFVRATKVDALAIAMGTSHGAYKFSRKPDGEILAMNVVEEIHRRLPNIHLVMHGSSSVPQPLQDMFNEYGGEMKPTWGVPVDEIVRGIRHGVRKVNIDTDCRLAMTAMFRKVATSNKSEFDPRKFLKPAMDAMRELCRERFEQFGTAGHASKIKVIPLAEMARRYRSGALDPQIGMAEAAE, translated from the coding sequence ATGGCACGTATCACGCTGAGACAATTGCTCGACCACGCCGCGGAACAGGGCTACGGCGTGCCGGCGTTCAACATCAACAATATGGAGCAGGGCCTCGCCATCATGGACGCGGCGGCCGCGGTGGACGCGCCGGTCATCATCCAGGCCTCGCGCGGCGCGCGATCTTACGCCGGCGACATCATGCTGGCGCGGATGATTGACGCGCTGGAGGAGATGTATCCGCAGATTCCGCTGTGCATGCACCAGGACCACGGCAATGAGGAAGCTACCTGCGCCACCGCGATCAAGTACGGCTTCACCTCGGTGATGATGGATGGGTCATTGAAGGCCGACGCCAAGACCGCCGCCGATTACGATTACAACGTCGATATCACCCGTCGCGTCGTCGAACTGGCGCACTGGATCGGCGCTTCCGTCGAGGGTGAACTCGGCGTGCTGGGCTCGCTGGAGCACGGCGGCGGCGAGCAGGAGGACGGTCACGGCGTCGAGGGCAAGGTCAGCCATGATCAGCTGCTGACCGATCCCGACCAGGCCGTCGACTTCGTCCGCGCGACCAAGGTCGATGCGCTGGCGATCGCGATGGGCACGTCGCACGGCGCCTATAAGTTCTCGCGCAAGCCGGATGGCGAGATTCTCGCGATGAATGTCGTCGAGGAGATCCACCGCCGGCTGCCGAACATCCATCTGGTAATGCACGGCTCGTCCTCGGTGCCGCAGCCGCTGCAGGACATGTTCAACGAATATGGCGGCGAGATGAAGCCGACCTGGGGCGTGCCGGTCGACGAGATCGTGCGCGGCATCCGGCATGGCGTGCGCAAGGTCAATATCGATACCGACTGCCGCCTCGCCATGACCGCCATGTTCCGTAAGGTCGCAACCTCGAACAAGAGCGAGTTCGATCCGCGCAAATTCCTCAAGCCGGCCATGGACGCGATGCGCGAGTTGTGCCGCGAACGCTTCGAGCAGTTCGGTACCGCCGGCCACGCCTCCAAGATCAAGGTGATCCCGCTGGCCGAAATGGCCCGGCGCTATCGCTCGGGCGCGCTCGATCCGCAGATTGGCATGGCCGAAGCCGCCGAATGA
- a CDS encoding biliverdin-producing heme oxygenase: MTDQPSEAAPESVVNALYFGTKTLHVEAERSGVISDLLRGEASRDGYILLHRNLLTAYQALERGLEHHRATPSLKALAQYRLERSAALEADLVALCGGSFAGIPILPEGERYAQRIDACADGDGARLIAHAYTRYLGDLNGGQILKRLLMKKPGLRAAELSFYDFPDAPDLTALKTDYRNALDQAGTLVADPQAVIDEGRLAFQLNIELSWAVQNALLPEAAK; the protein is encoded by the coding sequence ATGACCGACCAGCCCAGCGAAGCCGCCCCCGAAAGCGTGGTCAACGCGCTTTACTTCGGCACCAAGACCCTGCACGTCGAAGCCGAACGATCCGGCGTCATCAGCGACCTGCTGCGCGGCGAGGCGAGCCGCGACGGCTACATCCTGCTGCATCGCAATCTGCTGACGGCCTATCAGGCACTGGAGCGCGGACTCGAACACCACCGCGCGACGCCGAGCCTGAAGGCACTCGCGCAGTACCGGCTGGAGCGCTCGGCTGCCTTGGAGGCCGACCTGGTGGCGCTGTGCGGCGGCAGCTTTGCCGGCATTCCAATATTGCCGGAAGGCGAACGCTACGCGCAGCGCATCGACGCCTGCGCCGACGGCGACGGCGCGCGGCTGATCGCGCACGCCTATACGCGCTACCTTGGCGACCTCAATGGCGGCCAGATCCTGAAGCGCCTGCTGATGAAAAAGCCGGGACTGCGAGCGGCGGAGTTATCGTTCTACGATTTCCCGGACGCGCCCGATCTGACGGCGCTGAAGACCGACTATCGCAACGCCCTCGACCAGGCCGGCACGCTGGTCGCCGATCCGCAGGCAGTGATCGACGAAGGCAGGCTCGCGTTCCAGCTCAATATCGAACTGTCCTGGGCGGTGCAGAACGCTTTGCTGCCGGAAGCGGCGAAATAG
- a CDS encoding LysR substrate-binding domain-containing protein, whose protein sequence is MPKRFRDVSIRQLRALAALAANGSITAAASKLNLTQPAVTLQLRNLQALAELPLIQRSGDGMLLTDAGREVLALTERIEAAMAACATALEMMAGKTAGRISIGAVSTAKYFVPFAISGFSKLYPDIEVRLTIGNRKDIGAALLGYDLDFAIMGRPPVDIEMDVRLIGDHPHVIIAPTGHRLARKPHLALSDLAGETFLTREPGSGTRGLMEQLFGAAGIRPLIGMTMSSNETIKQAVIAGLGIAFISAHTVATELDERRLTMLDVVGLPIIRQWFVVSRQDKVLLPPAQAMRQFLGERGAEFLPHTRRRRLTRPSKQD, encoded by the coding sequence ATGCCCAAACGCTTTCGCGACGTCTCGATCCGGCAGCTACGGGCGCTCGCGGCGCTGGCCGCGAACGGCAGCATCACCGCCGCCGCGAGCAAGCTGAACCTCACCCAGCCGGCGGTGACGCTGCAGCTGCGCAATCTGCAGGCTCTGGCCGAGCTGCCGCTGATCCAGCGCAGCGGCGACGGCATGCTGCTGACCGACGCCGGGCGCGAAGTGCTGGCGCTGACCGAACGCATCGAGGCGGCGATGGCGGCCTGCGCCACGGCGCTGGAAATGATGGCGGGCAAGACCGCCGGACGGATCTCGATCGGCGCGGTGTCGACCGCGAAATACTTCGTGCCGTTCGCCATCTCGGGGTTTTCCAAACTGTATCCCGACATCGAGGTGCGCCTGACGATCGGCAACCGGAAGGACATCGGCGCGGCGCTGCTCGGCTACGATCTCGACTTCGCCATCATGGGACGGCCGCCGGTCGATATCGAGATGGACGTCCGCCTGATCGGCGACCACCCGCATGTCATCATCGCGCCAACCGGGCATCGCCTGGCGCGAAAGCCGCATCTGGCGCTGAGCGATCTCGCCGGCGAGACGTTTCTCACCCGCGAGCCCGGCTCCGGCACGCGCGGGTTGATGGAGCAATTGTTCGGCGCCGCCGGCATACGGCCGCTGATCGGCATGACGATGAGCAGCAACGAGACCATCAAGCAGGCGGTGATCGCCGGGCTCGGCATCGCCTTCATCTCGGCGCATACGGTGGCGACCGAGCTCGACGAGCGGCGGCTTACGATGCTCGACGTGGTCGGGCTGCCGATCATCAGGCAATGGTTCGTGGTCTCGCGCCAGGACAAGGTGCTGCTGCCGCCGGCGCAGGCGATGCGACAGTTTCTCGGCGAGCGCGGCGCGGAGTTCCTGCCGCATACGCGACGGCGGCGATTGACGCGACCGTCAAAGCAGGATTGA
- a CDS encoding form I ribulose bisphosphate carboxylase large subunit, with protein MNEHASITVRGKDRYVSGVMEYKKMGYWEPDYVPKDTDIISLFRVTPQDGVDPIEACAAVAGESSTATWTVVWTDRLTAAEKYRAKCYRVDPVPNSPGQYFAYIAYDLDLFENGSIANLSASIIGNVFGFKPLKALRLEDMRLPVAYVKTFQGPATGIVVERERMDKFGRPLLGATVKPKLGLSGRNYGRVVYEALKGGLDFTKDDENINSQPFMHWRERFLYCMEAVNKAQAASGEIKGTYLNVTAGTMEDMYERAEFAKQLGSVIIMIDLVIGYTAIQSMAKWARRNDMILHLHRAGHSTYTRQRSHGVSFRVIAKWMRLAGVDHIHAGTVVGKLEGDPATTRGYYDICREDHNPMRLEHGVFFEQDWASLNKLMPVASGGIHAGQMHQLLDHLGEDVVLQFGGGTIGHPMGIQAGATANRVALEAMIFARNEGRDYLHEGPEILAKAALTCTPLKSALEVWKNVTFNYESTDTPDYVPTASVAM; from the coding sequence ATGAACGAGCATGCATCGATTACGGTCCGCGGCAAGGATCGCTACGTATCCGGCGTCATGGAATACAAGAAGATGGGTTATTGGGAGCCCGATTACGTGCCGAAGGACACCGATATCATCTCGCTGTTCCGCGTCACGCCGCAGGATGGCGTCGACCCGATCGAGGCCTGCGCCGCGGTGGCCGGCGAATCTTCCACCGCGACCTGGACCGTGGTGTGGACCGATCGTCTCACGGCGGCCGAGAAATATCGCGCCAAATGCTACCGCGTCGATCCCGTCCCGAATTCGCCTGGTCAGTATTTCGCCTATATCGCCTACGATCTGGACCTGTTCGAGAACGGCTCGATCGCTAATCTGTCGGCGTCGATCATCGGCAATGTGTTCGGCTTCAAGCCGCTAAAGGCGCTGCGGCTCGAGGACATGCGGCTGCCGGTCGCCTATGTGAAGACGTTCCAGGGGCCGGCGACCGGCATCGTCGTCGAGCGCGAGCGGATGGACAAGTTCGGCCGGCCGCTGCTCGGCGCCACCGTCAAGCCGAAGCTGGGTCTGTCCGGCCGCAACTACGGCCGCGTTGTCTATGAGGCGCTGAAGGGCGGGCTGGATTTCACCAAGGACGACGAGAACATCAACTCGCAGCCCTTCATGCATTGGCGCGAGCGGTTCCTGTATTGCATGGAGGCCGTCAACAAGGCGCAGGCCGCCTCCGGCGAGATCAAGGGGACCTATCTCAACGTCACCGCCGGCACCATGGAGGACATGTATGAGCGCGCCGAATTCGCAAAACAGCTCGGCTCCGTCATCATCATGATCGATCTGGTGATCGGCTACACCGCGATCCAGTCGATGGCCAAATGGGCGCGCAGGAACGACATGATCCTGCATCTGCACCGCGCCGGGCATTCGACCTATACGCGGCAGCGCAGCCACGGCGTCTCGTTCCGCGTCATCGCCAAATGGATGCGGCTGGCCGGCGTCGATCACATCCATGCCGGCACCGTGGTCGGCAAGCTGGAGGGTGATCCGGCGACGACGCGCGGCTATTACGACATTTGCCGCGAGGACCACAACCCGATGCGACTCGAGCACGGCGTATTCTTCGAGCAGGACTGGGCTAGCCTGAACAAGCTGATGCCGGTCGCTTCCGGCGGCATCCATGCCGGCCAGATGCACCAGTTGCTCGACCATCTCGGCGAGGACGTGGTGCTGCAGTTCGGCGGCGGCACCATCGGCCATCCGATGGGCATCCAGGCGGGCGCCACCGCCAACCGCGTCGCGCTGGAGGCGATGATCTTCGCCCGCAATGAGGGCCGCGACTATCTGCACGAGGGCCCGGAAATCCTGGCCAAGGCGGCGCTGACCTGTACGCCGCTGAAATCGGCGCTGGAGGTCTGGAAGAACGTCACCTTCAACTATGAATCCACCGATACGCCCGACTATGTCCCCACCGCCAGCGTGGCCATGTAA